From the Carya illinoinensis cultivar Pawnee chromosome 4, C.illinoinensisPawnee_v1, whole genome shotgun sequence genome, one window contains:
- the LOC122307270 gene encoding histone H3.3, with amino-acid sequence MARTKQTARKSTGGKAPRKQLATKAARKSAPTTGGVKKPHRYRPGTVALREIRKYQKSTELLIRKLPFQRLVREIAQDFKTDLRFQSHAVLALQEAAEAYLVGLFEDTNLCAIHAKRVTIMPKDIQLARRIRGERA; translated from the exons ATGGCCCGTACGAAGCAAACTGCTCGTAAGTCGACTGGAGGAAAGGCTCCTAGGAAGCAACTCGCTACCAAG GCTGCCCGTAAGTCTGCCCCGACCACCGGTGGAGTCAAGAAGCCCCACCGTTACCGCCCTGGTACTGTTGCCCTTCG agaaatCCGTAAGTACCAAAAGAGTACTGAGCTCCTGATCAGGAAGCTGCCATTCCAGAGGCTTGTCCGTGAAATTGCCCAGGATTTCAAG ACCGATCTGCGTTTCCAGAGCCATGCGGTGTTGGCTCTTCAGGAGGCGGCCGAGGCTTACCTGGTAGGTCTATTCGAGGACACCAACCTGTGTGCCATCCATGCCAAGCGGGTTACCATCATGCCCAAGGATATCCAGCTGGCTAGGAGGATCAGGGGTGAGCGTGCCTAA
- the LOC122307918 gene encoding protein SCAI-like isoform X1 has product MAENDVVRQTFRALVEGADRKFARVRDVPAYGRVTSHHYFHKVFKAYTRLWKYQQEHRGDLLKSGLNRWEIGEIASRIGQLYFSQYMRTSEARFLVEAYIFYEAILSRRYFEESKGYSKDVGVRFKELRFYARFLQVSLILKRTDMVKALVDRFKAVVEDSKAAFRETNFKEWKQVVQEVVHFVKVDSTFMDVRPLRYCAMFDLHPASLPYVTCFHAKKVLKFQDALLTSYHQNEVKFAELTLDTFRMLQCLEWEPSGSLYQKRPVESNGNGTSIDHSGASGLININLNADMTDPNLTPNPRKAILYRPSVAHLIAVMATISEELPPDGVMLLYLSASGKAGPSSNIAQMESSSGSRKSSKNKVTSQFSQEHNSYMSEPSVNHKGESSGYYDSCLWFGSRGHCGSNNLYPGDIIPFTRRPLFLIIDSDNSHAFKVLHGAERGEPAALLLSPLRPAFKNPSNVDLSQNGSQFTFFLTAPLPAFCQMVGLSSSDTDADVYNDADNILSTAFAEWEVILCKSASMDIVWAQVLNDPFIRRLILRVRHSRLDSLLGVPLDYLVHGSGGWSCVSGFTVHGRGTLLDSYSANLCFYYSALQKIVINIYLLAYPICPVLSLQILKSCGLLSSGLQSTSGLLTIFTLMTCDDHTSK; this is encoded by the exons ATGGCTGAGAACGACGTCGTTCGGCAGACCTTCCGGGCGCTCGTGGAGGGCGCGGACCGAAAGTTCGCAAGGGTCCGGGACGTACCTGCGTACGGACGGGTGACGAGCCACCACTACTTCCACAAAGTGTTCAAGGCGTACACACGCCTCTGGAAGTACCAGCAAGAGCACCGGGGGGACCTTCTCAAGTCCGGCCTTAACCGCTGGGAAATTGGCGAGATCGCCAGCCGGATCGGCCAGCTCTACTTTTCCCAGTACATGCGGACCAGCGAGGCCAGGTTCTTGGTCGAGGCCTACATCTTCTACGAAGCGATTCTCAGTCGGAGGTATTTCGAGGAATCCAAAGGCTACAGCAAGGACGTCGGGGTGAGGTTCAAGGAACTGAGGTTCTACGCCAGGTTTTTACAAGTCTCCTTGATTTTGAAAAGGACCGACATGGTGAAGGCTCTCGTGGACCGGTTTAAGGCTGTTGTCGAGGATAGCAAAGCTGCTTTTCGG GAAACTAACTTCAAAGAATGGAAGCAAGTAGTGCAAGAAGTTGTCCACTTCGTGAAAGTTGATTCGACATTTATGGATGTTAGACCTTTGCGTTATTGTGCTATGTTTGATTTGCATCCTGCTTCTCTTCCATATGTGACTTGCTTCCATGCAAAGAAGGTCCTAAAGTTTCAAGATGCACTGCTGACAAGCTATCACCAAAATGAG GTCAAATTTGCTGAACTTACTTTGGATACTTTTAGAATGCTACAATGTTTGGAATGGGAGCCAAGTGGATCTCTCTATCAAAAGCGGCCAGTTGAATCAAATGGGAATGGCACCTCAATTGATCATTCTGGAGCATCTGGATTGATCAATATAAATTTGAATGCAGACATGACTGATCCAAACTTAACTCCAAATCCAAGGAAAGCTATTCTCTACCGACCATCTGTTGCACATTTGATAGCG GTTATGGCTACAATTTCTGAGGAGCTCCCTCCAGATGGTGTTATGCTACTATATCTATCGGCCTCAG GGAAGGCTGGTCCTAGTAGTAATATTGCTCAGATGGAAAGCTCCAGTGGATCACGGAAATCTTCAAAAAACAAAGTAACTTCTCAGTTCTCTCAAGAGCACAATAGCTATATGTCTGAACCGAGTGTTAATCACAAGGGAGAGTCAAGTGGCTATTATGATAGTTGTCTATGGTTTGGTTCAAGAGGACATTGTG gTTCAAATAATCTCTACCCTGGTGATATCATTCCTTTTACCCGTAGACCTCTTTTCTTGATTATTGATAGTGATAATAGCCATGCATTCAAG GTTTTACATGGTGCAGAAAGGGGAGAGCCAGCTGCTCTACTCCTTTCACCTTTGAGACCAGCATTCAAGAACCCCTCGAATGTTGATTTATCACAAAATGGAAGTCAGTTTACCTTTTTCTTGACTGCTCCTCTACCAGCATTTTGCCAAATGGTTGGGCTCTCTTCTTCTGATACTGATGCA GATGTTTACAATGATGCGGATAACATACTCTCCACTGCCTTCGCTGAGTGGGAAGTCATACTTTGTAAATCAGCTAGCATGGATATTGTCTGGGCACAAGTTTTAAATGATCCATTTATTAGACGGCTTATTCTaag AGTCAGACATTCTAGGTTGGATTCCCTGTTAGGAGTTCCCTTGGATTATTTAGTACATGGTTCTGGTGGGTGGAGTTGTGTATCGGGGTTTACCGTCCATGGGCGAGGGACCTTGCTGG ATTCATATTCTGCCAATCTGTGCTTTTATTATTCTGCCCTTCAGAAGATAGTGATCAATATCTACCTGCTTGCCTACCCCATCTGCCCAGTTCTGTCTCTCCAAATTCTGAAGTCGTGCGGTCTTCTGTCATCCGGCTTGCAAAGCACTTCAGGGTTGCTGACTATTTTCACTTTGATGACATGTGATGACCACACATCAAAGTAA
- the LOC122307918 gene encoding protein SCAI-like isoform X2, translating to MAENDVVRQTFRALVEGADRKFARVRDVPAYGRVTSHHYFHKVFKAYTRLWKYQQEHRGDLLKSGLNRWEIGEIASRIGQLYFSQYMRTSEARFLVEAYIFYEAILSRRYFEESKGYSKDVGVRFKELRFYARFLQVSLILKRTDMVKALVDRFKAVVEDSKAAFRETNFKEWKQVVQEVVHFVKVDSTFMDVRPLRYCAMFDLHPASLPYVTCFHAKKVLKFQDALLTSYHQNEVKFAELTLDTFRMLQCLEWEPSGSLYQKRPVESNGNGTSIDHSGASGLININLNADMTDPNLTPNPRKAILYRPSVAHLIAVMATISEELPPDGVMLLYLSASGKAGPSSNIAQMESSSGSRKSSKNKVTSQFSQEHNSYMSEPSVNHKGESSGYYDSCLWFGSRGHCGSNNLYPGDIIPFTRRPLFLIIDSDNSHAFKVLHGAERGEPAALLLSPLRPAFKNPSNVDLSQNGSQFTFFLTAPLPAFCQMVGLSSSDTDADVYNDADNILSTAFAEWEVILCKSASMDIVWAQVLNDPFIRRLILRFIFCQSVLLLFCPSEDSDQYLPACLPHLPSSVSPNSEVVRSSVIRLAKHFRVADYFHFDDM from the exons ATGGCTGAGAACGACGTCGTTCGGCAGACCTTCCGGGCGCTCGTGGAGGGCGCGGACCGAAAGTTCGCAAGGGTCCGGGACGTACCTGCGTACGGACGGGTGACGAGCCACCACTACTTCCACAAAGTGTTCAAGGCGTACACACGCCTCTGGAAGTACCAGCAAGAGCACCGGGGGGACCTTCTCAAGTCCGGCCTTAACCGCTGGGAAATTGGCGAGATCGCCAGCCGGATCGGCCAGCTCTACTTTTCCCAGTACATGCGGACCAGCGAGGCCAGGTTCTTGGTCGAGGCCTACATCTTCTACGAAGCGATTCTCAGTCGGAGGTATTTCGAGGAATCCAAAGGCTACAGCAAGGACGTCGGGGTGAGGTTCAAGGAACTGAGGTTCTACGCCAGGTTTTTACAAGTCTCCTTGATTTTGAAAAGGACCGACATGGTGAAGGCTCTCGTGGACCGGTTTAAGGCTGTTGTCGAGGATAGCAAAGCTGCTTTTCGG GAAACTAACTTCAAAGAATGGAAGCAAGTAGTGCAAGAAGTTGTCCACTTCGTGAAAGTTGATTCGACATTTATGGATGTTAGACCTTTGCGTTATTGTGCTATGTTTGATTTGCATCCTGCTTCTCTTCCATATGTGACTTGCTTCCATGCAAAGAAGGTCCTAAAGTTTCAAGATGCACTGCTGACAAGCTATCACCAAAATGAG GTCAAATTTGCTGAACTTACTTTGGATACTTTTAGAATGCTACAATGTTTGGAATGGGAGCCAAGTGGATCTCTCTATCAAAAGCGGCCAGTTGAATCAAATGGGAATGGCACCTCAATTGATCATTCTGGAGCATCTGGATTGATCAATATAAATTTGAATGCAGACATGACTGATCCAAACTTAACTCCAAATCCAAGGAAAGCTATTCTCTACCGACCATCTGTTGCACATTTGATAGCG GTTATGGCTACAATTTCTGAGGAGCTCCCTCCAGATGGTGTTATGCTACTATATCTATCGGCCTCAG GGAAGGCTGGTCCTAGTAGTAATATTGCTCAGATGGAAAGCTCCAGTGGATCACGGAAATCTTCAAAAAACAAAGTAACTTCTCAGTTCTCTCAAGAGCACAATAGCTATATGTCTGAACCGAGTGTTAATCACAAGGGAGAGTCAAGTGGCTATTATGATAGTTGTCTATGGTTTGGTTCAAGAGGACATTGTG gTTCAAATAATCTCTACCCTGGTGATATCATTCCTTTTACCCGTAGACCTCTTTTCTTGATTATTGATAGTGATAATAGCCATGCATTCAAG GTTTTACATGGTGCAGAAAGGGGAGAGCCAGCTGCTCTACTCCTTTCACCTTTGAGACCAGCATTCAAGAACCCCTCGAATGTTGATTTATCACAAAATGGAAGTCAGTTTACCTTTTTCTTGACTGCTCCTCTACCAGCATTTTGCCAAATGGTTGGGCTCTCTTCTTCTGATACTGATGCA GATGTTTACAATGATGCGGATAACATACTCTCCACTGCCTTCGCTGAGTGGGAAGTCATACTTTGTAAATCAGCTAGCATGGATATTGTCTGGGCACAAGTTTTAAATGATCCATTTATTAGACGGCTTATTCTaag ATTCATATTCTGCCAATCTGTGCTTTTATTATTCTGCCCTTCAGAAGATAGTGATCAATATCTACCTGCTTGCCTACCCCATCTGCCCAGTTCTGTCTCTCCAAATTCTGAAGTCGTGCGGTCTTCTGTCATCCGGCTTGCAAAGCACTTCAGGGTTGCTGACTATTTTCACTTTGATGACATGTGA
- the LOC122307268 gene encoding protein FAR1-RELATED SEQUENCE 5-like: MSMMNKKSDSDFNIGCIGKDVENFLRNKRKKLFAAGDAQRLYAYFFDRQCKELGFVYSMQVDKNGCIESCFWTDARSRAAYQYFGDIVTFDTTYLTNIYNMPFVSFSGINHHHQIIMFGCALLVNETVESYIWLLRTWQEVMFGKAPKTLITDDNKVMAKAIAEVLPNTAHRLCLWHILQKCSEHLAHIYNKFPDFQKNFRHCIYETITIDEFEEEWTSILVKYVLVDNTWLQNLYRRRDMWVPAYLRRTFCAGHDCWS, from the exons atgtcgatgatgaataaaaaatcAGATAGTGACTTTAATATTGGTTGCATTGGTAAGGATGTggaaaattttttaagaaacaaaagaaaaaaattatttgcagcGGGAGATGCACAAAGGCTATATGCTTATTTTTTCGATAGACAATGTAAAGAACTTGGATTTGTGTATTCTATGCAAGTTGATAAGAATGGATGTATAGAAAGTTGTTTTTGGACAGATGCAAGGTCAAGAGCTGCATATCAATACTTTGGGGATATTGTAACTTTTGATACCACGTATTTGACGAACATCTATAATATGCCATTTGTGTCATTTTCTGGAATTAACCATCATCACCAAATCATAATGTTTGGTTGTGCCTTATTGGTTAATGAAACAGTAGAATCTTATATATGGTTATTGAGAACATGGCAAGAAGTAATGTTTGGGAAGGCTCCTAAAACTTTAATTACTGATGACAACAAGGTGATGGCAAAGGCTATTGCAGAGGTACTCCCAAATACAGCTCATAGGTTGTGTTTATGGCATATTTTACAAAAGTGTTCAGAACATTTAGcccatatatataacaaatttccagactttcaaaaaaattttcgTCATTGTATCTATGAGACAATCACGATTGATGAGTTTGAGGAAGAATGGACTTCAATATTGGTCAAGTATGTGTTAGTAGATAACACTTGGCTGCAAAATCTTTACCGTCGACGGGATATGTGGGTTCCAGCTTACTTGCGAAGAACATTTTGTGCTG gacATGATTGTTGGAGTTAG